A stretch of DNA from Streptomyces rubradiris:
CTTCCCGTACACGGAGGCCGAGCCGTACGGTGCCGAGCAGGTGCGGCAGGCGTACTTCGTGGCCGGGGACACCATCGCGGTGATCACCCAGACCCGCAAGGGCGGGGTGAACGCCGTTCCGTTCCGGCAGACGGTGACCTTGCAGACCGAGCTGCTCAGCTGAGCGGACCTCGTCAGGAGGGCCGGGGCCCGGCCGCGTAAGCTGGGCTCCGGCTCTGTCGTATGCCCACCCTCGCTCAAGGAGCACCCGTGGAGATCTTCTTCGAAATTCTGCTGGTCCTGGTCTGCGTCGGCGTTCTCGCCTTCGCCGGTCTGACCGTGAAGAAGCTGTACCAGGGCCAGCGCTGACCCCCCTCTAGGAAAGCCTCCGCTCATGATCGAGATCCCGTCCGACCTGCACAAGGACCTTGTCCCGCTCGCCTTCCTGCTCGGCAACTGGGCCGGCGCGGGCGTGCACGACTTCCCCGGCTCGGAGAAGTGCAACTTCGGTCAGGAGGTCAGCTTCACCCACGACGGCCGGGACTTCCTGGAGTACCACTCCCACACCTGGGTGCTGGACAAGGACGGCAACAAGGTCCGCCCGCTGGAGTCCGAGTCCGGTTTCTGGCGGATCGACGCGGACCGCAAGGTCGAGGTCACGATGACCCGCGACGACGGTGTCATCGAGATCTGGTACGGCGAGATGGCCGACAAGAAGCCGCAGATCGACCTGGTGACGGACGCCGTCGCCCGCACCCCCGGCTCCGCCCCGTACAGCGGCGGCAAGCGGCTGTACGGCTACGTGAAGAGCGACCTGATGTGGGTGGGCGAGAAGCAGACCCCCGAGGTTCCGCTGCGGGCCTACATGTCGGCCCAGCTGAAGAAGGTCGTCACCCCCGAGGACGTCGAACGCTGGGCCAAGGCCCTCCCGGACGACATGCCCGACGACGGCATCGCATTCTTCAAGTAGTCCTAGACTCGTCGGTGTGGTGAGCACCGACTGGAAGAGTGATCTCAGGCAGCGCGGCTATCGGCTGACGCCGCAGCGGCAGCTTGTCCTCGAAGCCGTCGACACCCTTGAGCATGCGACCCCCGACGACATCCTCGTGGAAGTGAGGAAGACGGCGTCGGGGGTCAACATTTCCACCGTCTACCGGACGCTGGAGCTGCTGGAGGAGCTGGGCCTGGTCAGCCACGCCCATCTGGGGCACGGCGCGCCCACGTACCACCTCGCCGACCGGCACCACCACCTGCACCTGGTGTGCCGGGACTGCGAGGACGTCATCGAGGCGGACGTGGAGGTGGCCGCCGAGTTCACGGCCAAGCTGCGGCGGCAGTTCGGGTTCGACACCGACATGAAGCACTTCGCGATCTTCGGCCGGTGCCGGGACTGCTCCCTGAAGGGTTCAAGTCCCACGTCGTAGGCTTGCGTTATGAAGAGCCCCCTGCTGTCCCTGCCCGGCGCAGTCCCCGCCGAGGGTGTGGACGAAGGTGTCGCCGCCCACTACGGCGACCTGTTCCGCGAGCAGCGCGCCCTCGCCGACGGCACCGGTTTCGTCGACCTGTCGCATCGCGGTGTCGTCACCGTCAGCGGTGACGACCGGCTGAGCTGGCTGCATCTGCTGCTCACCCAGCACGTCAGCGAACTGCCCGCGGGCGAGGCCACCGAGGCCCTTATCCTCTCCGCGCACGGGCACATCGAGCACGCGTTGTACCTGGTGGACGACGGCACGACCGTCTGGGCCCACGTCGAGCCCGGCACCCAGGACGCGTTGATCGCGTACCTGGAGTCGATGAAGTTCTTCTACCGGGTGGAGGTCGCCGACCGCACCGCCGACATCGCCGTGGTCCACCTGCCCGCCGGCTCCATCGCCGAGGTGCCGGACGGGGTCGTCGTACGCGAGACGGCGTACGGCCGTGATCTGTTCCTGCCGCGCGCCGAGCTGGAGTCCTTCGCCGCGTCGCACGGTCCCGCCGCGGGGCTGCTCGCCTACGAGGCGCTGCGGGTCGAGCAGCACCGGCCCCGGCTCGGCTTCGAGACCGACCACCGGACCATCCCGCACGAGCTGGGCTGGATCGGTACGGCCGTGCACCTCCAGAAGGGCTGCTACCGGGGGCAGGAGACGGTCGCCCGCGTGCAGAACCTGGGCAAGCCGCCGCGCCGGCTCGTCTTCCTGCACCTGGACGGCAGCGAGGTGCACCTGCCGGTGCCGGGTACCGAGATCCGGGTCGCCGACGAGGGGGCCGAGGGCCGCAAGGTCGGGTTCGTGACGACATCCGTACGCCATCACGAGCTGGGGCCGGTGGCGCTGGCGCTGGTGAAGCGGAACGTACCGGTCGACGCCAGGCTCCTGGCCGGAGAGACGGCGGCTGCCCAGGAGGTCGTGGTCGAGCCGTAGCCGGGTGCGGCGCCGTTGTGGTTGCTCGCGCCCACGCGACGGAGCCGCATGTCAGACACAGCCCCGCGCCCCTTCGGGGCGCTTCACATCTCCAGCAACACCGTGAACGGCCCGTCGTTCGTCAGGTTCACCCTCATCTGGGCGCCGAAGCGGCCCGTCGCCACCGTCGCGCCGAGGGCGCGCAGCTGGGCCACGACCTCGTCGACCAGGGGTTCGGCGATGTCGCCGGGGGCCGCCGCGTTCCAGGTGGGGCGGCGGCCCTTGCGGGCGTCGCCGTAGAGGGTGAACTGGCTGATCACCAGCAGCGGCGCCCCGGTGTCGCTGCACGACCGCTCGTCCTGGAGCATCCGGATCGTCCACAGCTTGCGCGCGAGCTGGGCCGCCTTCTCCTTGGTGTCCTCGTGGGTCACTCCCACCAGGACGCACAGCCCCTCGCCCTCGATCGCGCCGACCGTCTCGCCGTCCACGACGACGCTCGCGCCGTCCACCCTCTGCACCACCGCACGCATGCCGACCATGATGCCCGGTGTCCGGCCGCCGCCCGCACGGGGACCAATATGGATCTGTTACCCCCCATCTGGGGCCGTTCGGGGGCTCTCGGTCACATAGCGGTCGGTTGGGGTGGCACGATGCTTCCCACACGCCGGTCGAGGGGACGGTCACGCAGATGAGCACACCGAGCACGAGTGGGCGGCCGGGGACCAAGGGGACGTACCGGCCGCCCGCCCAGCGGTCCGACGGCCCCCCGGAGTCCGGGTCCGGCGCGCCCGACCTGGCCCGGCTGAGCCTGCCCGAGCTGCGCGCCCTGCGCCGGGACGCCCAGCGGGACGAGGCGGACCTCAGCTATGTGCGGCGGCTGCTCCAGGGCCGTATCGACATCCTGCGCGCCGAGCTGGGGCGGCGCGGCCGGGTGTCCGTGCCGGCGCCGGCCGACGGCTCCGTGGTCGACCGGCTCGCGGAGATCCTGAAGGACGCCCCGGCCCCGCAGCGGTCCTCGGCCCGCCATGTCACGCTCGGCACCCCGCACAACGAGGAGTACGGGCGGCTGGCCGCGGAGATGCTCGCCGAGGTCGAGCTGTCGGACCTGACGGCGCGCACCGACCCGGAACTGACCGCGGCCATGGGCCGTCTGGTCCGCTACGAGCAGGAGGTCTCCCGCTGCCGCCAGCGGCTCCAGCGCACCGCCGACGACTGCAGCGGGGAGATCGCCCGCCGGTACCGGGAGGGCGAGGCCCAGGTGGACGACCTGTTGATCTGAGCGCGGCCCGGTCCGGTCTGCGTAGGCTCCCCACCATGGGTGAGATGGGTCTGCGCGAGCGCAAGAAGCAGCGGATGTACCAGGACGTGTCGGACATCGCCGTACGGCTGTTCCTGGAGCGGGGCTTCGACGCGGTGTCGGTGGCGGAGGTGGCCGCCGAGGCGGGGATCTCCAAGCCGACCCTCTTCCGGTACTTCCCGGCCAAGGAGGACCTGGTC
This window harbors:
- the dtd gene encoding D-aminoacyl-tRNA deacylase encodes the protein MRAVVQRVDGASVVVDGETVGAIEGEGLCVLVGVTHEDTKEKAAQLARKLWTIRMLQDERSCSDTGAPLLVISQFTLYGDARKGRRPTWNAAAPGDIAEPLVDEVVAQLRALGATVATGRFGAQMRVNLTNDGPFTVLLEM
- a CDS encoding Fur family transcriptional regulator; translated protein: MVSTDWKSDLRQRGYRLTPQRQLVLEAVDTLEHATPDDILVEVRKTASGVNISTVYRTLELLEELGLVSHAHLGHGAPTYHLADRHHHLHLVCRDCEDVIEADVEVAAEFTAKLRRQFGFDTDMKHFAIFGRCRDCSLKGSSPTS
- a CDS encoding aerial mycelium formation protein, translated to MSTPSTSGRPGTKGTYRPPAQRSDGPPESGSGAPDLARLSLPELRALRRDAQRDEADLSYVRRLLQGRIDILRAELGRRGRVSVPAPADGSVVDRLAEILKDAPAPQRSSARHVTLGTPHNEEYGRLAAEMLAEVELSDLTARTDPELTAAMGRLVRYEQEVSRCRQRLQRTADDCSGEIARRYREGEAQVDDLLI
- a CDS encoding FABP family protein; protein product: MIEIPSDLHKDLVPLAFLLGNWAGAGVHDFPGSEKCNFGQEVSFTHDGRDFLEYHSHTWVLDKDGNKVRPLESESGFWRIDADRKVEVTMTRDDGVIEIWYGEMADKKPQIDLVTDAVARTPGSAPYSGGKRLYGYVKSDLMWVGEKQTPEVPLRAYMSAQLKKVVTPEDVERWAKALPDDMPDDGIAFFK
- a CDS encoding YgfZ/GcvT domain-containing protein, with amino-acid sequence MKSPLLSLPGAVPAEGVDEGVAAHYGDLFREQRALADGTGFVDLSHRGVVTVSGDDRLSWLHLLLTQHVSELPAGEATEALILSAHGHIEHALYLVDDGTTVWAHVEPGTQDALIAYLESMKFFYRVEVADRTADIAVVHLPAGSIAEVPDGVVVRETAYGRDLFLPRAELESFAASHGPAAGLLAYEALRVEQHRPRLGFETDHRTIPHELGWIGTAVHLQKGCYRGQETVARVQNLGKPPRRLVFLHLDGSEVHLPVPGTEIRVADEGAEGRKVGFVTTSVRHHELGPVALALVKRNVPVDARLLAGETAAAQEVVVEP